Proteins from one Haloarchaeobius litoreus genomic window:
- a CDS encoding glycosyltransferase, which yields MDLQVAAFTDTYLPTVNGVTYTIKSWRDHWNRNGGWMDVVYPDSDDHVPVASEHPVRSVPFPFYEGFRVGAPQVPEVATNADVIHAHTAFGLGLASLRVARSEDKPLVASYHTPTAEYANYIASSDRITGGLRRLSEHYERWFYNRADLVITPSEPTRRKLLDDVGVETPVRAVSNGIDVEQFRPVDTAAFRERYGLEGTLVGYTGRHGYEKRLSDVITAAEGLDVTVVLGGDGPARDDLERQARSSGVDVRFLGFLDRDEMAAFYSALDVFTFPSPVETQGLVALEANACGTPVVGVDAGALAETVDDGVTGYHFDRGDIDGFRRGIRRALDERDRLSENCLDRRDEVSIDHAIERLESLYEDVS from the coding sequence ATGGACCTTCAGGTTGCAGCCTTTACCGATACCTATCTGCCGACGGTAAACGGCGTGACCTACACTATCAAGTCCTGGCGGGACCACTGGAACCGCAACGGCGGCTGGATGGACGTGGTCTACCCGGACTCGGACGACCACGTGCCGGTGGCCAGTGAGCACCCGGTCCGGTCGGTCCCGTTCCCGTTCTACGAGGGGTTCCGCGTCGGCGCGCCACAGGTACCCGAGGTGGCGACCAATGCCGACGTCATCCACGCCCACACGGCGTTCGGACTCGGGCTCGCGAGCCTCCGTGTGGCCCGCTCCGAGGACAAGCCGCTGGTCGCCTCGTACCACACGCCTACCGCGGAGTACGCGAACTACATCGCCTCCTCGGACCGCATCACGGGCGGCCTCCGACGGCTGAGCGAACACTACGAGCGCTGGTTCTACAACCGTGCGGACCTCGTCATCACGCCGTCGGAACCGACCCGGCGGAAGCTCCTCGACGACGTCGGCGTCGAGACGCCGGTCCGTGCGGTCTCGAACGGCATCGACGTCGAGCAGTTCCGGCCGGTCGACACTGCCGCGTTCCGCGAGCGGTACGGTCTCGAGGGGACACTGGTCGGCTACACCGGCCGCCACGGCTACGAGAAACGCCTGTCGGACGTCATCACGGCCGCCGAGGGCCTCGACGTGACGGTCGTCCTCGGCGGCGACGGCCCGGCCCGGGACGACCTCGAACGGCAGGCCCGCAGTAGCGGCGTCGACGTACGCTTCCTCGGGTTCCTCGACCGCGACGAGATGGCCGCGTTCTACTCCGCGCTCGACGTGTTCACCTTCCCCTCGCCCGTCGAGACCCAGGGCCTCGTCGCGCTGGAGGCCAACGCCTGCGGCACGCCCGTCGTCGGGGTGGACGCCGGCGCGCTGGCCGAGACTGTCGACGACGGCGTCACCGGCTACCACTTCGACCGGGGCGACATCGACGGCTTCCGGCGGGGCATCCGGCGGGCGCTCGACGAGCGCGACCGGCTCTCGGAGAACTGTCTCGACCGGCGTGACGAGGTCAGCATCGACCACGCCATCGAGCGCCTGGAGTCGCTCTACGAGGACGTGTCGTAG